Proteins co-encoded in one Novosphingobium sp. PP1Y genomic window:
- a CDS encoding DnaJ C-terminal domain-containing protein yields the protein MAADPYTILGVSRGASEKDIKSAYRKLAKEFHPDANKDNPKAADRFSQVTAAYDLLSDKAKRAQFDRGEIDADGNPTMGGFGGPGGGFGGGPGGQRGFGGGFGSNDGIDLEDLFGGIFGGGGPRGGAGGMGGMGGMGGGRGRAPRGANVSYRLSVSLTDAAERKDQRITLSDGKTIDLKLPAGVEEGTQMRLAGKGEQGPGGPGDATVTVHIQHHPFFHRDGDDLRIDLPITLDEAIAGAKVKAPTASGAVMLSIPPGVSSGKVLRLKGKGFSRKDGSRGDQLITLEIVLPENDSDLAKRLEGWRDTRDVRGKLGV from the coding sequence ATGGCAGCAGATCCTTATACCATTCTAGGCGTTTCGCGCGGGGCGAGCGAGAAGGACATCAAGTCCGCATATCGCAAGCTTGCGAAGGAGTTTCATCCCGACGCCAACAAGGACAATCCGAAGGCCGCAGACCGCTTCAGCCAGGTCACCGCGGCTTATGACCTGCTTTCCGACAAGGCCAAGCGCGCGCAGTTCGATCGCGGTGAGATCGATGCCGACGGCAATCCGACGATGGGCGGCTTCGGCGGCCCGGGCGGTGGTTTCGGCGGCGGACCGGGCGGCCAGCGCGGTTTCGGCGGAGGCTTCGGCAGCAACGACGGCATTGACCTCGAAGACCTGTTCGGCGGGATCTTCGGGGGTGGCGGCCCACGCGGCGGCGCCGGCGGTATGGGCGGCATGGGAGGAATGGGCGGAGGTCGCGGGCGGGCGCCGCGCGGTGCCAACGTGTCCTACCGGCTTTCCGTTTCGCTGACCGACGCGGCCGAACGCAAGGACCAGCGCATTACCCTTTCCGATGGCAAGACCATCGACCTCAAGCTGCCCGCCGGAGTCGAGGAAGGCACGCAGATGCGCCTTGCCGGCAAGGGCGAGCAGGGGCCGGGTGGCCCCGGCGATGCGACCGTGACGGTGCATATCCAGCATCACCCGTTCTTCCACCGCGACGGCGACGACTTGCGGATCGATCTGCCGATCACGCTCGACGAGGCCATCGCCGGAGCCAAGGTCAAGGCACCGACGGCATCGGGCGCGGTCATGCTCTCGATTCCACCCGGGGTCAGCTCCGGCAAGGTCCTGCGTCTCAAGGGCAAGGGTTTCAGCCGCAAGGACGGTTCGCGCGGGGATCAGCTCATCACGCTCGAGATCGTACTGCCGGAAAACGACAGCGACCTTGCCAAGCGGCTGGAGGGCTGGCGCGACACCCGTGACGTGCGCGGCAAACTTGGCGTGTGA
- a CDS encoding YihY/virulence factor BrkB family protein — MADLSPESRRREALRRRDRIKDELRRRAGPGSRFFAVLRRVLSGAWHDGFIHAGNLAYMTLLALFPFFIALAAIFSALGEQARLDASIDALLIAVPPRVAEVIDPVARDVVAARHGWLLWVGGLFGLWTATSLIETIRDILHRAYGMAKDRAFWRYRLFSTGLIFGSVILLLVSLSSQVLIGAIEEVLLVLFPRLDSVIDQIMVSRTISTATLFGSIYTLFYLLTPRAYQRGIYPKWPGAALVTIWWLLVVWLLPQVLRNFFVYDLTYGSLAGVMIALFFFWLVGLGMVVGAELNAALAESPEERELLRRARASSAQDDNEVQDEHE, encoded by the coding sequence ATGGCGGACCTCTCGCCAGAGTCCCGGCGGCGCGAGGCGCTGCGACGGCGTGACCGGATCAAGGATGAGCTGCGGCGCCGGGCCGGGCCGGGCTCGCGCTTTTTCGCCGTCCTGCGCAGGGTTTTGTCGGGGGCGTGGCACGACGGCTTCATCCACGCCGGCAACCTTGCCTACATGACCCTGCTGGCACTGTTTCCCTTCTTCATCGCCCTGGCCGCCATTTTCTCGGCGCTCGGCGAGCAGGCCCGGCTCGACGCTTCGATCGATGCCCTGCTGATCGCGGTGCCGCCGCGCGTGGCCGAAGTGATCGACCCGGTCGCGCGCGACGTCGTGGCGGCCCGGCACGGCTGGCTGCTCTGGGTCGGCGGGCTGTTCGGCCTGTGGACCGCGACCAGCCTGATCGAGACGATCCGCGACATTCTCCACCGCGCCTACGGCATGGCAAAGGACAGGGCCTTCTGGCGCTATCGCCTGTTTTCCACCGGTCTGATTTTCGGATCGGTGATCCTGCTGCTGGTTTCGCTGTCATCGCAGGTCCTGATCGGGGCGATCGAGGAAGTCCTGCTTGTGCTGTTTCCCCGCCTCGATTCGGTGATCGACCAGATCATGGTCTCGCGCACGATCTCGACTGCCACGCTATTCGGTTCAATTTACACGCTTTTCTACCTGCTGACGCCGCGGGCCTACCAGCGCGGGATCTATCCCAAGTGGCCCGGCGCCGCGCTCGTTACCATCTGGTGGCTGCTGGTCGTCTGGTTGCTCCCGCAGGTGTTGCGCAATTTCTTCGTTTACGATCTGACGTACGGAAGTCTCGCCGGAGTGATGATCGCGCTTTTCTTTTTCTGGCTTGTCGGACTAGGGATGGTCGTGGGCGCCGAACTCAATGCGGCGCTCGCGGAATCGCCGGAAGAGCGCGAATTGCTCAGGCGGGCGCGGGCGTCCTCGGCCCAGGACGATAACGAAGTACAGGATGAACACGAATGA
- the fabI gene encoding enoyl-ACP reductase FabI — MTGLMQGKRGLIMGLANDKSLAWGIARKLHEHGAELAFSYQGEALAKRVKPLAESLGSDFLVECDVANMEAVDVCFDQIRERWDTIDFIVHAIGFSDKSELRGKYVDTSLENFLMTMNISAYSLVAVTKRAMEMMPNGGSILTLTYYGAEKVVPHYNVMGVAKAALETSVQYLANDLGPQNIRVNAISAGPIKTLAASGIGDFRYILKWNELNSPLRRNVTIEDVGGSGLYFLSDLSSGVTGETHHVDAGYHVVGMKQEDAPDIALT, encoded by the coding sequence ATGACCGGTCTGATGCAGGGGAAACGCGGCCTGATCATGGGCCTAGCCAATGACAAGTCGCTGGCCTGGGGCATTGCCAGGAAGCTGCATGAACACGGCGCCGAGCTGGCCTTCTCCTATCAGGGGGAAGCACTCGCCAAGCGCGTGAAGCCTCTGGCTGAAAGCCTTGGCAGCGATTTTCTCGTCGAATGCGACGTGGCGAACATGGAAGCGGTCGATGTGTGCTTCGACCAGATCCGTGAGCGCTGGGACACGATTGACTTCATCGTCCACGCCATTGGCTTTTCGGACAAGAGCGAGCTGCGCGGCAAGTACGTCGATACCAGCCTCGAAAACTTCCTGATGACGATGAACATTTCCGCCTACAGCCTCGTCGCGGTGACGAAGCGGGCGATGGAAATGATGCCGAATGGCGGCTCGATCCTGACGCTGACCTATTACGGCGCGGAAAAGGTCGTGCCGCACTACAACGTCATGGGCGTGGCCAAGGCCGCTCTCGAGACTTCGGTGCAGTACCTTGCCAACGATCTCGGCCCGCAGAACATCCGAGTCAATGCGATCTCGGCCGGTCCGATCAAGACGCTGGCTGCCAGCGGCATCGGCGATTTCCGCTACATCCTGAAGTGGAACGAGCTGAACTCGCCGCTGCGCCGTAACGTCACGATCGAGGACGTCGGCGGTTCGGGCCTCTATTTCCTCTCGGACCTCTCCTCGGGCGTGACCGGCGAGACGCACCATGTCGATGCCGGCTACCACGTCGTGGGCATGAAGCAGGAAGATGCTCCCGACATTGCCCTGACCTGA
- a CDS encoding demethoxyubiquinone hydroxylase family protein produces the protein MDAKSERNARILRVDQAGEYGATRIYAGQLAVMGTRAEHSSEIAGMAEQEADHRARFDAMIAERGVRPTLLQPVWSVAGYALGAATALLGPKAAMACTAAIETEIDRHYTQQLEELEGDDDTELRETIREFRDDEREHRDAALAAGAEQAPAYPLLFNAIRLGCRAAIKLSERI, from the coding sequence ATGGACGCGAAATCGGAACGCAACGCCCGGATCCTCAGGGTCGATCAGGCCGGCGAATATGGCGCCACGCGCATCTACGCAGGCCAGCTCGCGGTCATGGGTACCCGCGCTGAGCATTCGAGCGAGATCGCCGGCATGGCCGAGCAGGAAGCCGATCACCGCGCCCGCTTCGATGCGATGATCGCCGAGCGAGGCGTGCGCCCCACCCTGCTCCAGCCGGTGTGGTCCGTCGCCGGTTATGCGCTGGGCGCGGCAACCGCACTGCTGGGCCCCAAGGCCGCGATGGCCTGCACCGCCGCAATCGAAACCGAGATCGACCGCCACTACACCCAGCAACTCGAAGAGCTGGAAGGCGACGACGACACTGAACTGCGAGAGACGATCCGCGAATTCCGCGATGACGAGCGCGAGCATCGCGACGCCGCACTGGCCGCCGGGGCCGAGCAGGCGCCCGCCTATCCCCTGTTGTTCAACGCTATCCGGCTGGGCTGCCGCGCGGCCATCAAGCTGTCCGAGCGCATCTGA
- a CDS encoding disulfide bond formation protein B: protein MTVAVATPLRAARLLALSIPLALLGGAYLSQYGFGLYPCEMCWWQRYPHMIAIPFALLAFFWRPVAPLVAIAALAVLVSGLIGGFHAGVEYGWWHGVTACTASVFDGGGDPLAAIMKAPVIRCDVAPWDLWGISLAGWNFLISTGGALLVFALIAMNGKVQLTAPEKV, encoded by the coding sequence ATGACCGTCGCCGTCGCCACGCCCTTGCGCGCCGCCCGCCTGCTTGCGCTCTCCATTCCGCTGGCTTTGCTGGGCGGCGCCTACCTCAGCCAGTACGGCTTCGGCCTCTACCCTTGCGAGATGTGCTGGTGGCAACGCTATCCGCACATGATCGCGATACCGTTCGCCCTGCTTGCCTTTTTCTGGCGACCGGTCGCGCCGCTGGTGGCGATCGCCGCGCTGGCAGTGCTCGTTTCAGGCCTGATCGGCGGCTTTCACGCCGGAGTCGAATATGGCTGGTGGCATGGCGTCACCGCCTGCACCGCCAGCGTGTTCGACGGCGGCGGCGATCCCCTTGCCGCGATCATGAAGGCCCCGGTGATCCGCTGCGACGTGGCGCCCTGGGACCTGTGGGGCATTTCGCTGGCGGGCTGGAATTTCCTCATTTCCACCGGCGGGGCCCTGCTTGTCTTCGCGCTGATCGCGATGAACGGCAAAGTGCAGCTTACGGCGCCCGAAAAGGTATAA
- a CDS encoding S41 family peptidase, giving the protein MKIRSILRATMLVSAVAVLPVATSGLSAVDSRVNPGFDKLFTIYELVKQNYVDPVDDDKLLKGAIDGMLASLDPHSNYLDGPSLQRLETMIDGNYSGLGLSVVEDDGAVKVVSPFKGSPAEKAGVKAGDYITHLDGVLYYERDLDEAVSKMRGPAGTSIRLTIYRPGRDEPFDVTVTRGVIELEPVTWELKDDIGVISVNEFSRDVGNDVNKAIADLKKQAATAGGKLDGLVLDLRSNPGGSLDEAVALSDLFLDKGVIVSQRGRIASENQYYRAETMFRGDVVKGMPVIVLVDAGSASASEIVAGALQDQHRAVVMGERTFGKGSVQSFIQLDKNSAVKLTTARYFTPSGHSVQEGGIVPDIKVPQMSDPDARARAERAVRESDLRGHLINEAALEDKDLENDKMDDPRFKVSAEELKEKGIDDFQLHYAIATLQRTAGKPALATNAPSDKKN; this is encoded by the coding sequence ATGAAGATCAGATCCATCCTGCGCGCGACCATGCTGGTTTCCGCCGTTGCGGTCCTGCCGGTGGCAACGTCCGGCCTGTCGGCCGTCGACAGCCGCGTGAATCCGGGTTTCGACAAGCTGTTCACCATCTACGAACTGGTGAAGCAGAACTATGTCGACCCGGTCGACGACGACAAGCTGCTCAAGGGCGCCATCGACGGCATGCTCGCCAGCCTCGATCCGCACTCCAACTATCTCGACGGCCCTTCGCTGCAGCGGCTCGAGACGATGATCGACGGCAACTATTCCGGCCTCGGCCTTTCGGTCGTGGAGGATGACGGCGCGGTCAAGGTGGTCTCGCCGTTCAAGGGCAGCCCGGCGGAAAAGGCCGGAGTGAAGGCGGGCGACTACATCACCCACCTCGACGGCGTGCTCTACTACGAACGCGACCTCGACGAGGCCGTGTCCAAGATGCGCGGCCCGGCCGGCACTTCGATCCGCCTGACGATCTATCGCCCCGGGCGCGACGAACCCTTCGACGTCACCGTGACTCGCGGCGTCATCGAACTCGAGCCGGTGACCTGGGAGCTCAAGGACGACATCGGCGTCATCTCGGTCAACGAATTCTCGCGCGATGTCGGCAACGACGTGAACAAGGCGATCGCCGACCTCAAGAAGCAGGCGGCAACGGCGGGCGGCAAGCTCGACGGCCTGGTGCTCGACCTGCGCTCCAATCCGGGCGGTTCGCTCGACGAAGCCGTGGCGCTCTCGGACCTGTTCCTCGACAAGGGCGTGATCGTCTCGCAGCGCGGCCGCATCGCCAGCGAGAACCAGTATTATCGCGCCGAAACCATGTTCCGCGGCGACGTCGTCAAGGGCATGCCGGTGATCGTCCTGGTCGACGCGGGCTCCGCCTCGGCCTCGGAAATCGTGGCCGGCGCGCTGCAGGACCAGCACCGCGCTGTGGTGATGGGCGAGCGCACCTTCGGCAAGGGGTCGGTCCAGTCGTTCATCCAGCTCGACAAGAACAGCGCAGTCAAGCTGACGACGGCGCGCTACTTCACGCCTTCGGGCCACTCGGTGCAGGAAGGCGGCATCGTGCCCGACATCAAGGTGCCGCAGATGTCAGATCCCGATGCAAGGGCTCGCGCCGAACGGGCTGTGCGCGAATCCGACCTGCGCGGCCACCTGATCAACGAGGCCGCGCTTGAGGACAAGGACCTCGAGAACGACAAGATGGACGATCCGCGCTTCAAGGTTTCGGCCGAGGAGCTGAAGGAAAAGGGCATCGACGACTTCCAGCTTCACTACGCGATCGCGACGCTGCAGCGCACCGCCGGCAAGCCGGCGCTCGCAACCAATGCGCCATCCGACAAGAAGAACTGA
- a CDS encoding murein hydrolase activator EnvC, with translation MTPASRKILLVSAAGLGLCAAMVAGRGLSQVGAFAVLNPAVDATRAQEDMLAARREGDAARERAEKLEKQARQVTQQAEKTAREAAAVAARIQQTEAAIAVQTAKVRLVASQRAELRARLAERQAPLAGLTGALQRLSRRPPLLALLRPGSVRDAVYLRALLDTMLPEVQRRTASLRSEIERGRALERNAQAAANDLKMAEAEMRRRRRELATLEARQRLASREATGVAARESERALALAEKARDLSDLVDEMGRQGELRQELAALPGPIMRPPRPEEAQVIASSQFVTPPEGLPTYMLPVTGRVVTGFGEDAPGLNRSRGITLATRANAQAVAPAPGRIAYAGPYRGYDRIVIIEHSGGWTSLVTGLARLDVDVGERVVAGSPLGMTGPGQPQVLVELRREGEPVNPLQYIRSL, from the coding sequence GTGACGCCCGCTTCGCGCAAGATCCTGCTCGTTTCCGCTGCCGGCCTGGGGCTGTGCGCCGCCATGGTGGCAGGCCGCGGGCTGAGCCAGGTGGGTGCATTCGCGGTGCTCAATCCCGCGGTCGACGCCACCCGGGCGCAGGAAGACATGCTGGCCGCGCGCCGCGAGGGCGATGCCGCTCGCGAGCGCGCCGAAAAGCTCGAAAAGCAGGCGCGGCAGGTAACCCAGCAGGCCGAGAAGACCGCGCGCGAGGCCGCTGCGGTCGCCGCCCGCATCCAGCAGACCGAAGCCGCCATTGCGGTACAGACGGCGAAAGTCCGGCTGGTCGCCTCGCAGAGAGCCGAATTGCGCGCGCGTCTGGCCGAGCGGCAGGCACCGCTGGCCGGGCTGACCGGTGCGTTGCAGCGCCTGTCGCGCCGCCCGCCCCTGCTCGCCCTGCTGCGGCCGGGATCGGTGCGCGATGCCGTTTACCTTCGCGCCCTGCTCGATACGATGCTGCCCGAAGTGCAGCGCCGTACCGCCTCATTGCGCAGCGAGATCGAGCGTGGCCGGGCGCTGGAGCGCAATGCCCAGGCCGCGGCCAACGACCTGAAGATGGCCGAGGCGGAAATGCGCCGACGGCGCCGCGAACTGGCAACCCTGGAAGCACGCCAGCGGCTGGCCAGCCGCGAGGCTACCGGCGTTGCCGCGCGCGAAAGCGAACGCGCCCTGGCCCTGGCCGAAAAGGCCCGCGACCTGAGCGATCTCGTCGACGAGATGGGGCGGCAAGGCGAACTGCGCCAAGAGCTGGCCGCACTGCCCGGACCGATCATGCGTCCGCCGCGCCCCGAGGAAGCGCAAGTGATCGCCTCCTCGCAGTTCGTCACCCCGCCCGAGGGTCTTCCCACCTACATGCTTCCCGTCACCGGCCGCGTCGTGACCGGATTCGGCGAGGATGCTCCCGGGCTCAACCGTTCGCGCGGCATCACCCTGGCGACCCGGGCCAATGCCCAGGCCGTCGCCCCCGCGCCGGGACGCATCGCCTATGCCGGGCCCTACCGCGGCTACGACCGCATCGTCATCATCGAACACAGCGGCGGCTGGACCTCGCTGGTCACCGGCCTCGCCCGCCTTGACGTCGATGTCGGCGAACGGGTGGTGGCCGGATCGCCGCTGGGCATGACAGGGCCCGGCCAGCCGCAAGTCCTCGTCGAACTGCGGCGCGAGGGCGAACCCGTTAATCCCCTGCAATATATCCGCTCGCTATAG
- a CDS encoding OmpA family protein, with protein sequence MKRTRLFTATAAAISLIAVSGCVTDPNTGERKVSRTAIGGVGGAGLGYLLGSVIGGKTARIVGAGIGGVAGGVVGYQMDKQIKELKEQTAGSGVDVSQEGDGILVNLPDVTFAVDSTAISPSFQATLDKVAQSMIQYPNSLIDVYGHTDSTGSDAYNMDLSKRRADSVGRYLISRGVSSARIQTQGMGENYPVADNSTAEGRALNRRVEIKITPVTTDEAAAAR encoded by the coding sequence ATGAAACGAACTCGCCTGTTCACGGCAACAGCCGCCGCCATTTCGCTGATCGCAGTGTCCGGCTGCGTCACCGATCCGAACACCGGCGAACGCAAGGTCTCGCGCACGGCCATCGGCGGCGTGGGCGGCGCCGGGCTCGGCTATCTTCTGGGCAGCGTGATCGGCGGCAAGACCGCGCGCATCGTCGGCGCGGGCATCGGCGGCGTCGCCGGTGGCGTGGTCGGCTACCAGATGGACAAGCAGATCAAGGAACTGAAGGAACAGACCGCCGGTTCCGGCGTCGACGTCAGCCAGGAAGGCGACGGCATTCTCGTCAACCTGCCCGACGTGACTTTCGCCGTGGATTCCACCGCGATCAGCCCCTCGTTTCAAGCGACGCTCGACAAGGTCGCGCAGAGCATGATCCAGTATCCCAACAGCCTGATCGACGTGTACGGCCACACCGATTCGACCGGCTCGGACGCGTACAACATGGACCTGTCCAAGCGCCGTGCCGATTCCGTCGGGCGCTACCTGATTTCGCGCGGCGTGTCGTCGGCTCGCATCCAGACCCAGGGCATGGGCGAGAACTACCCGGTAGCCGACAATTCGACCGCCGAGGGCCGCGCGCTCAACCGCCGCGTGGAAATCAAGATCACCCCGGTGACGACCGACGAGGCCGCCGCCGCACGCTGA
- a CDS encoding hemolysin family protein → MTPFPWTDLLIIAGLILINGLFSMSELAIVSARPARLKVSADKGSRAAQTALDLASDPGKFLSTVQIGITLIGIIAGAYSGASLGEPVGERLAMLGVPGHLSGQIGFALVIIATTYGSLVIGELVPKQLALRAAEPVAIIMARPMALLAQIMAPFVWLLDKSSGLILRLLAVRRGGEEQLTAEELHMIFAEATRSGAIDEDERAMMAGVMKLADRPVRELMTPRNQIDWIDVDSTSEELRARIAGSPHSLLPVADEDVPDKVLGILKVREVLAALVEGREVDIRAMMKKAEVIPDQLDAMDALRKLQVAEVSMAVVHDEYGHLEGVVTPSDMLAALAGNFVSHQDEGDEPMVIERADGSLLVSGSMPADAFAERLDIDLSHDREYATVAGFVLAVLKKVPREGEVFTEQGWRFEVVDMDGLRIDKLLVEMEAVDGGDDGVSGDG, encoded by the coding sequence GTGACGCCCTTTCCCTGGACCGACCTCCTCATCATCGCCGGCCTGATCCTGATCAATGGCCTGTTTTCCATGTCCGAACTGGCGATCGTGTCCGCTCGGCCGGCCCGTCTCAAGGTATCCGCGGACAAGGGCAGCAGGGCTGCGCAGACTGCGCTCGATCTTGCTTCGGACCCGGGCAAGTTTCTCTCCACGGTGCAGATCGGCATCACCCTGATCGGCATCATTGCGGGCGCCTATTCGGGGGCAAGCCTGGGCGAGCCGGTGGGCGAGAGGCTGGCGATGCTGGGCGTTCCGGGCCATCTCTCGGGCCAGATCGGTTTCGCGCTCGTCATTATCGCGACGACTTACGGCAGCCTCGTGATCGGCGAACTGGTGCCCAAGCAACTGGCCCTGCGCGCCGCGGAGCCGGTGGCGATCATCATGGCCCGGCCGATGGCATTGCTGGCGCAGATCATGGCGCCTTTCGTCTGGCTGCTCGACAAGTCCTCGGGCCTTATCCTGCGCCTGCTGGCGGTGCGCCGCGGCGGGGAAGAGCAGCTGACCGCCGAGGAACTGCACATGATCTTCGCCGAGGCGACCCGTTCGGGCGCGATCGACGAGGACGAGCGGGCAATGATGGCAGGGGTCATGAAGCTGGCCGACCGGCCGGTGCGCGAACTGATGACCCCGCGCAACCAGATCGACTGGATCGACGTCGATTCCACCAGCGAGGAACTGCGCGCGCGGATCGCCGGATCGCCGCACTCGCTGCTGCCCGTGGCGGATGAGGACGTGCCCGACAAGGTGCTGGGCATCCTCAAGGTCCGCGAGGTCCTGGCCGCGCTCGTCGAGGGGCGCGAGGTCGATATCCGCGCCATGATGAAGAAGGCCGAAGTCATTCCCGACCAGCTCGATGCTATGGATGCGCTGCGCAAGCTGCAGGTGGCGGAAGTCTCGATGGCGGTGGTCCATGACGAGTACGGCCATCTCGAAGGCGTGGTGACGCCTTCGGACATGCTTGCGGCACTTGCCGGCAACTTCGTCAGCCACCAGGACGAAGGCGACGAGCCGATGGTCATCGAACGCGCCGACGGTTCGCTGCTCGTCTCCGGCTCGATGCCGGCCGACGCCTTTGCCGAGCGGCTGGACATAGATCTGTCCCACGACCGCGAATATGCGACCGTGGCCGGCTTCGTGCTTGCGGTTCTCAAGAAAGTCCCCCGCGAGGGTGAAGTCTTCACCGAACAGGGTTGGCGCTTCGAGGTCGTCGACATGGACGGCCTGCGCATCGACAAGCTCCTGGTGGAGATGGAGGCGGTCGACGGCGGGGACGACGGGGTTTCCGGCGACGGCTGA
- a CDS encoding DUF3035 domain-containing protein: MPKMKTGALVLVTAGAVFLSGCGSTGLFNRNRPDEFAVQRQSPLVVPPDFSLSPPKEGQPRPTDGTLQQQTLDAMFGGPQARSEIEKTTLGMAGTPDPAIRSTVGDPSTYTVAKGQVTRQILSAPEGDGRDAQTAIGG, from the coding sequence ATGCCCAAGATGAAAACTGGCGCCCTCGTTCTCGTCACTGCAGGCGCCGTGTTCCTGTCCGGCTGCGGCAGTACCGGCCTGTTCAATCGCAATCGTCCCGACGAATTCGCGGTGCAGCGCCAGTCGCCGCTGGTCGTACCGCCCGATTTCTCGCTGAGCCCGCCCAAGGAAGGCCAGCCGCGCCCGACCGACGGCACCCTGCAGCAGCAGACGCTCGACGCGATGTTCGGCGGCCCGCAGGCCCGCAGCGAGATCGAGAAGACCACGCTGGGCATGGCCGGCACGCCCGATCCGGCGATCCGCTCGACGGTTGGCGATCCCTCGACCTACACAGTCGCCAAGGGCCAGGTCACCCGCCAGATCCTATCCGCCCCCGAAGGCGACGGACGCGACGCGCAGACCGCCATCGGCGGCTGA
- the lspA gene encoding signal peptidase II: MRNRLLGLLIAAVVFLIDQGFKSWVVNGLNLREVRVIELLPFFDLNWTQNFGVSLGLFTAGSTEGRWALVAMTAAIATFVFVWLLRERKMADIAALALVLGGALGNIRDRFLLGYVIDYADLHFGEFRPFLIFNIADAAITIGVLIILARSLLSREKPDSTVETAPES; the protein is encoded by the coding sequence ATGCGCAACCGGTTGCTGGGCCTGCTGATCGCGGCCGTGGTCTTCCTCATCGACCAGGGCTTCAAGTCATGGGTGGTGAACGGCCTCAACCTGCGCGAAGTGCGGGTCATCGAACTGTTGCCGTTCTTCGACCTCAACTGGACACAGAACTTCGGCGTCTCGCTGGGCCTGTTCACCGCCGGGTCGACCGAGGGCCGCTGGGCGCTCGTGGCGATGACCGCGGCAATCGCGACTTTCGTGTTCGTCTGGCTGCTGCGCGAGCGCAAGATGGCCGACATCGCCGCCCTGGCCCTCGTGCTCGGCGGTGCGCTCGGCAATATCCGCGACCGCTTCCTGCTCGGCTACGTGATCGACTATGCCGACTTGCATTTCGGGGAATTTCGCCCCTTCCTGATCTTCAATATCGCCGATGCCGCCATTACCATCGGCGTCCTGATTATCCTTGCCCGATCCCTGCTTTCGCGCGAGAAGCCTGATTCAACGGTCGAAACGGCCCCGGAGAGTTGA